GCTAACCGATCGGTTCCTTTGTTTATACTCCTGACTGGGCCGTAGGCTAATTAATaaactatttgtatttaatTCATCGCATGCATACGTATTATAGATAAAGAGGGAAATTCAAGAGGAAAAACAGGAAGCTATCGAAACCTTTAAGTTTATGAAATCCTTGGCTGGTAGAATTTTGGGTGGCCgcaagaaagaagagaaagcaaCCACGACACTAACACCTGAACAGCTGAAAGAAATCAAAGATGGGATCTTGAAGTGGCAGACTGTAATTGTTAAGATCACAAACACTATGGTAGTTAGCACAACAAACAGTGAAGGCTCTGCTGGTTCAAATCCTGGAGTTGGAATTCCCTCTACGGATACAGACAATCAATCTCAAGGTACTCCCTCTGCGGATACAAACAACGAATCTCAAGGTACCACTGGAGGCTCTTCGAGTCCTAACTCCGGAAGCGCTACTGGAAGTCCATCAAACAAGCCGTCAGCTGGTTCAAATCCTGGAGCTGGAACTCCCTCAACGGATACAAACAATCAATCTCAAGGTACTCCCTCTGCGGATACAAACAACGAATCTCAAGGTACCACTGGAAGCTCTTCGAGTCCTAACTCCGGAAGCGCTACTGGAAGTCCATCAAACAAGCCGTCAGCTGGTTCAAATCCAGGAGCTGGAACTCCCTCAACGGATACAAACAATCAATCTCAAGGTACCACGAACACTGCTTCAAGTGGAAGTGCAACTACTAGCCAGACCACGGAGGTGACAGTGACAGAAGTCGAGACTCAGACTTCCGAACAAGTTATGACATTCCTAATGAACCTAGAGAAGAAGTGTCCACCAAAGGAGGAATACAAGCAATTTTTCGAGAAACTAAAGAGTACCATGACAGGTTCCGCAAAGGTTTCTTCTCCTAAGAAAAAAGGAGGCTTGTTCGGTATGATCAAAGGTGCTGTTGGGAAAATAGGTGATGCCATGCAATTTATTCGTTCAAGAATTGGAAACAAATCAGCAGAAGTAAGTTACAAAATGCATATTTCATTTAGA
This region of Brassica napus cultivar Da-Ae chromosome C5, Da-Ae, whole genome shotgun sequence genomic DNA includes:
- the LOC106409653 gene encoding cell wall protein DAN4-like, coding for MARVHLLLCFTLLFASVTLFDAASAFVKLKPSLPQIEDPKTVDDVEGYTVQVVMVFVGDLEKECPKTSKFKMFFDKLRGFAKYVCPLKIFGKKDDADMKAKEAGILKTIASFAIGRIKREIQEEKQEAIETFKFMKSLAGRILGGRKKEEKATTTLTPEQLKEIKDGILKWQTVIVKITNTMVVSTTNSEGSAGSNPGVGIPSTDTDNQSQGTPSADTNNESQGTTGGSSSPNSGSATGSPSNKPSAGSNPGAGTPSTDTNNQSQGTPSADTNNESQGTTGSSSSPNSGSATGSPSNKPSAGSNPGAGTPSTDTNNQSQGTTNTASSGSATTSQTTEVTVTEVETQTSEQVMTFLMNLEKKCPPKEEYKQFFEKLKSTMTGSAKVSSPKKKGGLFGMIKGAVGKIGDAMQFIRSRIGNKSAEVKKSMETYQAEVIKNMEELNAIYAKIVSQNQSKKGGAMTCTPEQQAEIKTTITKWEQVTTQFVEVAIKSETSTTTSTSTSASTGTAQAN